In the Sediminibacter sp. Hel_I_10 genome, one interval contains:
- a CDS encoding exodeoxyribonuclease V subunit beta, with the protein MPNLSSFSVYNASAGSGKTFTLVKNYLTLLFSSSSLLAFRNILALTFTNKAVGEMKTRIIETLQEFSQKDILNSNNTMFESISEELEISLEDLHEKSKQLLEIIVHNYAAFDISTIDKFNHKLIRVFAHDLKLPVNFEVELDTESVLNRAVDKLIDRAGTDSELTKILVDFAIEKADDDKSWDISLDFYNIAKLLTNENDMPFIELLKDKTLQDFKILKSELVKKETSAKQSIVEVAETVLSTLAQNGLEFSDFSRGTLPNHFKKAAELKLSGLYSNKLQGDLEERKGIYTKSLDADKAATIDTLLPELEKAYLTVKRLVFTSKFLENALKNITPLSVLNAIRQSLLEIKEEEDILLISEFNSIINSEIKTQPAPFIYERIGEKFKHYFIDEFQDTSLLQWENLVPLISNIISSENTKGNTGTAMIVGDAKQAIYRWRGGRAEQFIDLYSGNNPFFVDTQLHNLPANYRSYKAIVDFNNRFFKHVSTFAFTNPDHKALYEKSFQEDQLKHEGYVDIRFLDMEEEDNNKDACYSEAVFETIKTAQSQGFSLNDICIIVRKKKEGVAIAEFLTEKGMSIISSETLMIQNSPEVQFMNTVLSLSIQPNNAEAKVSFLNYLAKNLSQIEDKHAFLASMMPLKNDLFFEALQDYGYDFNSNDFSQLPLYEATESIIRTFRLTDSSDAYIQFYLDEILNYSQKPHASFQGFLDYWELKKGRLSIVSPSGEDAVQIMTIHKSKGLEFPVVIFPYANQDIYFDMRPKTWYPVEKTEFCDFSYLLLNLNKDLEDLSPLGAQVYQDYRSNLELDSLNLLYVVLTRAVEQLYVISELDLDKGQNEKPNLYSGLLINYLKTIKLWDPSQLTYTFGAPGKTSEVKDQSDVNEKSQLFISTKKEDHHLSILSNSGLLWDTDQAEAIERGNLVHDIMALINTSADAKTAFEFYMNAGRLNPLQAEQLHLDIDGILNHELLKTYYETGAEVYNERDIITRSGKILRPDRLVINSKKEVVIIDYKTGLPSPKHKEQLYDYQSVLEDMGYTVVKKILIFINHGISVKEL; encoded by the coding sequence GTGCCAAATCTATCCTCTTTTTCCGTTTATAATGCCTCTGCGGGTAGCGGAAAAACCTTCACGCTCGTTAAAAATTACCTTACCCTTCTTTTTTCTTCAAGCAGTCTTCTGGCTTTTAGAAATATCCTTGCCCTAACTTTTACTAATAAGGCGGTGGGAGAAATGAAAACCAGAATCATTGAGACCCTACAAGAGTTTTCGCAAAAAGATATTTTGAATTCCAACAATACCATGTTCGAGTCCATTTCCGAAGAACTTGAGATCTCTTTAGAGGATCTTCATGAAAAATCTAAACAACTTTTAGAGATCATAGTTCATAACTACGCTGCATTTGACATTTCTACTATAGACAAATTTAACCATAAGCTCATAAGGGTTTTTGCGCACGATTTAAAGCTCCCTGTTAATTTTGAAGTTGAACTAGATACTGAGAGTGTTTTAAACCGTGCGGTCGATAAACTTATAGATAGAGCCGGTACAGATTCCGAGCTCACAAAGATTTTAGTGGATTTTGCCATAGAAAAGGCCGATGATGACAAAAGTTGGGACATTAGTTTGGATTTTTACAACATTGCCAAACTCTTGACCAACGAGAACGACATGCCTTTTATAGAGCTTTTAAAAGACAAAACGCTTCAGGATTTTAAAATACTTAAAAGTGAACTGGTCAAAAAAGAAACTTCGGCAAAACAAAGTATTGTTGAAGTGGCCGAAACGGTTTTATCGACTTTAGCGCAAAATGGTCTAGAATTCTCCGATTTTAGCCGTGGCACCTTACCCAACCATTTTAAAAAAGCGGCAGAGTTAAAGCTCTCGGGGCTTTACAGCAATAAACTTCAAGGGGATCTAGAAGAACGAAAAGGAATTTACACCAAATCTTTAGATGCCGATAAAGCCGCCACTATAGACACACTGCTTCCAGAATTAGAAAAAGCTTACTTAACCGTAAAACGATTGGTGTTTACCAGTAAGTTTTTAGAAAATGCGCTCAAAAACATCACACCGCTTTCTGTACTTAATGCCATAAGGCAGTCGCTATTGGAAATTAAGGAAGAGGAAGACATTTTACTCATTTCAGAATTTAATTCAATTATCAACTCTGAAATTAAAACCCAACCGGCTCCTTTTATTTACGAGCGCATTGGTGAAAAATTCAAGCATTACTTCATTGATGAATTTCAAGATACCTCTTTGTTGCAATGGGAAAATCTAGTGCCACTCATTAGCAATATCATTTCTTCGGAAAACACAAAAGGCAATACAGGAACGGCCATGATTGTTGGTGATGCCAAACAGGCTATTTATAGATGGCGTGGTGGTAGGGCCGAACAATTTATTGACCTTTATTCTGGTAACAATCCTTTTTTTGTAGATACCCAACTTCATAACCTCCCTGCAAACTATAGAAGTTATAAAGCCATTGTTGATTTCAATAATCGGTTTTTTAAGCACGTCTCTACATTTGCCTTTACAAATCCAGATCATAAAGCGCTTTATGAAAAGAGTTTTCAAGAAGATCAACTCAAGCACGAAGGTTATGTAGACATCCGTTTTCTTGATATGGAAGAAGAAGATAACAATAAGGATGCCTGTTACTCAGAAGCTGTCTTTGAAACCATAAAGACAGCGCAGTCCCAGGGATTTTCTCTAAATGATATTTGCATTATTGTTAGAAAGAAAAAAGAAGGGGTTGCTATTGCCGAGTTTCTAACCGAAAAAGGGATGTCGATCATCTCTTCGGAAACTTTAATGATTCAAAATTCTCCAGAAGTACAGTTCATGAACACTGTACTCAGTCTTAGCATACAGCCCAATAACGCCGAAGCAAAAGTTAGTTTTTTAAATTATTTAGCAAAAAACCTGTCTCAAATTGAAGACAAACACGCATTTTTAGCCAGTATGATGCCCTTAAAAAACGACTTGTTTTTTGAAGCTTTACAAGATTACGGCTATGATTTTAATAGCAATGACTTTTCTCAATTACCGCTTTATGAGGCGACAGAAAGTATCATACGTACCTTTCGCTTAACAGATAGCTCAGATGCTTATATTCAATTTTATTTGGATGAAATTTTAAACTACTCCCAAAAGCCTCACGCCAGCTTTCAAGGTTTTCTAGACTATTGGGAGTTGAAGAAAGGACGGTTAAGTATTGTATCGCCATCTGGAGAGGACGCTGTTCAAATCATGACCATTCACAAATCTAAAGGGTTAGAGTTTCCTGTAGTTATTTTTCCTTATGCCAATCAAGATATCTATTTTGATATGCGACCGAAAACCTGGTATCCTGTAGAAAAAACAGAATTTTGTGATTTCTCTTATTTACTTCTAAATCTTAATAAAGATCTAGAAGACTTAAGTCCTTTAGGAGCTCAAGTATATCAAGATTACCGATCTAATTTAGAACTGGACAGCCTCAACTTACTCTATGTCGTATTGACAAGAGCCGTAGAACAGTTGTATGTGATTTCAGAATTAGACCTAGACAAAGGTCAAAACGAAAAGCCAAATCTATACTCCGGCCTTTTAATCAACTATTTAAAAACAATAAAACTTTGGGATCCTAGCCAATTGACATACACATTTGGTGCACCTGGCAAGACTTCCGAAGTTAAAGATCAAAGTGATGTCAATGAGAAATCACAACTTTTTATCTCTACCAAAAAGGAAGATCATCATCTCAGTATCTTATCTAACTCTGGACTCCTTTGGGATACAGATCAGGCAGAAGCCATAGAACGCGGTAATTTGGTGCATGATATCATGGCGCTCATTAATACCTCGGCAGATGCTAAAACTGCCTTTGAGTTTTATATGAATGCTGGTAGGTTAAATCCCTTACAAGCGGAACAACTCCATTTAGATATTGATGGTATTTTAAATCATGAGCTATTAAAAACCTATTATGAAACCGGTGCTGAAGTTTATAACGAGCGAGATATCATTACAAGATCCGGAAAGATCTTAAGACCAGACCGATTAGTGATCAATTCTAAGAAAGAAGTTGTTATAATTGACTATAAAACGGGTCTTCCTAGTCCAAAGCATAAAGAACAGCTATATGATTACCAATCTGTTTTAGAAGATATGGGCTATACGGTCGTCAAAAAAATTCTCATCTTCATCAATCATGGGATTTCAGTAAAAGAACTTTAA
- a CDS encoding superoxide dismutase — protein sequence MAFELPKLKYAYDALEPHIDAKTMEIHHTKHHQGYTTKLNTALEGSDDEGKTIENILTNLDMDNTAVRNNGGGFYNHSLFWEVINPQDKGRLSGDLKDAIMDKYKSFDAFKDEFSKAAATQFGSGWAWLCVHEGGKVEICSTPNQDNPLMPGVGCGGHPILGLDVWEHAYYLNYQNRRPDYINAFFELINWNEVERRYVEAK from the coding sequence ATGGCTTTTGAATTACCAAAATTAAAATACGCATACGACGCTTTAGAACCACATATTGATGCAAAAACGATGGAAATCCATCATACAAAACACCATCAAGGATACACTACAAAATTAAATACTGCTTTAGAAGGTTCAGATGATGAAGGAAAAACAATTGAAAATATCCTTACTAATTTAGATATGGATAACACAGCAGTTAGAAATAACGGTGGTGGTTTTTACAATCACTCTTTATTCTGGGAAGTAATAAACCCTCAAGATAAAGGCCGATTATCTGGAGATTTAAAAGATGCAATCATGGACAAATACAAGTCTTTTGATGCATTTAAAGATGAGTTTAGTAAAGCGGCAGCTACACAATTTGGTTCTGGTTGGGCTTGGTTGTGCGTTCACGAAGGTGGAAAAGTAGAAATTTGCTCTACTCCAAATCAAGATAATCCATTAATGCCAGGCGTTGGTTGTGGTGGTCACCCAATTTTAGGATTGGATGTATGGGAACATGCGTATTATTTAAACTACCAAAACAGAAGACCAGATTATATCAATGCATTTTTTGAATTGATCAACTGGAACGAAGTTGAAAGACGTTATGTAGAAGCTAAGTAA
- a CDS encoding PfkB family carbohydrate kinase has product MSKLVIVGTVAFDAIETPFGKTDKILGGAATFIGLAASQFNVDAAAVSVVGGDFPQEYLDLMINKNINIDGIEVIKEGKTFFWSGKYHNDMNTRDTLATELNVLADFNPVVPNHYKNAEVVMLGNLHPMVQMSVLEQMDTKPKLAILDTMNFWMDCALEDLHAVIKKIDVITINDEEARQLTGEYSLVVAARKIHEMGPKYVVIKKGEHGALLFHKEDMFYAPALPVEEVFDPTGAGDTFAGGFAGYLAKTADYSFENMKNAVIYGSTLASFCVEKFGTERMQNLTTDEIDHRLEQFKKLTQFNIDVS; this is encoded by the coding sequence ATGAGTAAATTAGTGATCGTTGGTACTGTAGCATTTGACGCTATTGAAACGCCTTTTGGAAAGACCGATAAAATTCTTGGAGGTGCTGCCACATTTATTGGTTTGGCTGCTTCACAATTTAATGTAGATGCTGCAGCAGTTTCTGTAGTTGGTGGTGATTTTCCTCAAGAGTATCTTGATTTAATGATCAACAAAAATATCAACATTGATGGTATTGAAGTTATTAAAGAAGGCAAGACGTTTTTTTGGAGCGGCAAATATCATAATGACATGAATACTCGAGACACTTTGGCTACTGAGCTTAATGTGTTGGCCGATTTTAATCCTGTTGTTCCCAATCATTATAAAAATGCAGAAGTGGTAATGCTCGGTAATTTACACCCTATGGTGCAAATGAGTGTTCTGGAACAAATGGACACCAAGCCAAAATTAGCCATATTAGATACCATGAATTTTTGGATGGACTGCGCTCTAGAAGACCTTCATGCTGTAATCAAGAAGATTGATGTAATCACTATAAATGACGAAGAGGCCAGACAGCTTACTGGGGAATATTCTTTAGTTGTTGCTGCAAGAAAAATACATGAGATGGGGCCAAAATATGTGGTCATCAAAAAAGGAGAGCACGGTGCGCTTTTATTTCATAAAGAGGATATGTTCTATGCTCCTGCCTTACCAGTAGAAGAGGTTTTTGATCCTACAGGTGCTGGAGATACATTTGCCGGAGGTTTTGCAGGATATTTGGCAAAAACCGCAGATTATTCGTTCGAAAACATGAAAAATGCCGTGATTTATGGTTCTACCCTAGCATCTTTCTGTGTTGAAAAATTTGGAACAGAGCGAATGCAGAACTTGACAACTGACGAGATTGATCATCGTTTAGAACAATTTAAAAAATTAACTCAATTTAATATTGACGTATCATAA
- a CDS encoding viroplasmin family protein has protein sequence MSKKKKKYYTIWKGHKTGVFESWNDCKAQIKNYEGAQYKSFPTFDAAKKALNGNYFDFVGKNKSFSSNLSATDLKKIGLPNYNSISVDAASSGNPGKMEYRGVDTKSKKQLFIQGPFEQGTNNIGEFLAIVHGLAFLKKKDSNRMIYTDSRTAMSWVKKKTCNTKLERNAKNKALFELVDRAVIWLKTNDFQTTIVKWETKAWGEIPADFGRK, from the coding sequence GTGTCTAAAAAGAAAAAGAAATATTACACTATTTGGAAGGGCCATAAGACCGGGGTTTTTGAATCTTGGAACGATTGCAAGGCCCAGATCAAAAATTATGAAGGTGCACAGTATAAATCATTCCCCACTTTTGATGCTGCAAAAAAAGCCTTAAACGGTAATTATTTTGATTTCGTTGGAAAAAACAAAAGCTTTTCTAGCAATCTTTCTGCCACAGATTTAAAAAAAATAGGCCTTCCCAATTACAATTCAATTTCGGTAGACGCTGCATCTTCTGGTAATCCCGGCAAAATGGAATATAGAGGTGTGGATACCAAAAGTAAAAAGCAGCTCTTTATCCAAGGGCCTTTTGAACAAGGCACCAACAATATTGGAGAATTTCTCGCCATTGTACACGGCTTGGCTTTTTTAAAGAAGAAAGATAGCAATCGCATGATCTATACAGATTCTCGCACAGCCATGAGCTGGGTAAAAAAAAAGACCTGCAATACAAAACTAGAACGCAATGCCAAAAACAAAGCCCTTTTCGAGTTGGTAGATAGAGCTGTAATATGGCTTAAAACAAATGATTTCCAAACCACAATCGTAAAATGGGAAACTAAGGCTTGGGGGGAAATCCCTGCCGATTTTGGAAGAAAATAA
- a CDS encoding amidophosphoribosyltransferase codes for MSDALKHECGIALIRLKKPLEFYKEKYGSAFYGVNKMYLMMEKQHNRGQDGAGFASIKLDTKPGERYISRVRSVAQQPIQDIFAQINQRINDDLMQNPEYQDDVALQKRHIPYVGEVLLGHVRYGTFGKNSVESVHPFLRQNNWMHRNLIVAGNFNMTNVNQLFDGLVELGQHPKEKADTITVMEKIGHFLDDAVSKVYKKLKKEGYSKSQCSPLIADRLNVSKILRKASKNWDGGFAMAGLLGHGDSFVLRDPAGIRPVYYHEDDEVVVVASERPVIQTVFNVKFEDVHELAPGHAIITKKSGVTSIEEIMEPLERKACSFERIYFSRGSDAEIYQERKMLGKLLMPKVLEAIDYDTKNTVFSYIPNTAETSFYGMIETVEKHLNEKKTKAILGGNGQLSAERVTDILSERPRIEKIAIKDVKLRTFITEDSSRDDLVAHVYDVTYGVIKPTDNLVIIDDSIVRGTTLKKSIIKMMDRLNPKQIVVVSSAPQIRYPDCYGIDMANLESLIAFRAMLELLKENDKYHLIDEVYEKCKLQLKLKDKEVRNYVKDLYAQFSAEAISDKIAVLISDESVKAEVKAIFQPIENLHKACPKNLGDWYFTGNYPTAGGNRVVNRAFINFYEGNKERAY; via the coding sequence ATGAGCGATGCTTTAAAACATGAATGCGGAATTGCACTCATAAGGCTTAAAAAACCATTAGAATTTTATAAGGAAAAATACGGCAGTGCATTTTATGGCGTAAATAAAATGTATCTCATGATGGAAAAGCAACACAACCGTGGCCAAGATGGCGCTGGTTTTGCCAGCATCAAGCTAGACACTAAACCGGGAGAACGATATATCAGTAGAGTTCGTTCTGTTGCCCAACAACCTATTCAAGATATTTTTGCTCAAATCAACCAACGTATTAATGACGACTTGATGCAAAATCCCGAGTACCAAGATGACGTGGCCTTGCAAAAAAGACACATCCCTTACGTTGGAGAAGTACTTTTAGGACATGTGCGTTATGGTACCTTTGGCAAAAATAGTGTAGAGAGTGTGCATCCGTTTTTGAGACAAAACAACTGGATGCATAGAAACCTGATTGTTGCCGGTAATTTTAACATGACCAATGTCAATCAACTTTTTGACGGTCTGGTAGAACTAGGTCAGCACCCGAAAGAAAAAGCAGACACCATTACAGTAATGGAGAAAATTGGCCATTTTCTGGATGATGCTGTTTCAAAAGTTTACAAAAAATTAAAAAAAGAGGGCTACAGCAAAAGCCAATGCTCTCCATTGATTGCAGATCGCCTAAATGTTTCTAAAATATTGAGAAAAGCCTCTAAAAATTGGGATGGTGGTTTTGCAATGGCGGGTCTATTAGGCCACGGTGATTCTTTTGTATTACGAGATCCAGCAGGAATTAGACCTGTATATTATCATGAGGATGATGAAGTGGTCGTGGTTGCTTCAGAGCGTCCAGTAATACAAACCGTCTTTAACGTGAAGTTTGAAGACGTACATGAGCTAGCACCTGGTCATGCCATTATTACAAAGAAATCTGGCGTAACATCCATAGAAGAAATTATGGAGCCGCTAGAACGCAAGGCCTGCTCTTTTGAACGTATCTATTTTTCTCGTGGTAGTGATGCCGAGATTTATCAAGAACGTAAAATGCTCGGAAAACTATTGATGCCCAAAGTGCTTGAGGCCATCGATTACGATACTAAAAACACCGTCTTCTCATACATACCCAATACTGCGGAAACGTCTTTCTACGGAATGATTGAAACTGTTGAGAAACATTTGAACGAAAAGAAGACCAAGGCAATCTTAGGAGGAAACGGACAGTTGAGTGCAGAAAGAGTCACCGATATTCTTTCTGAAAGACCCCGCATTGAAAAAATTGCAATTAAGGATGTAAAGCTAAGAACCTTTATTACCGAAGATAGTAGTCGTGATGATTTGGTGGCACATGTTTATGATGTGACTTACGGTGTTATTAAGCCAACCGATAATCTAGTGATTATTGATGATAGTATTGTGCGTGGTACCACGCTTAAGAAAAGTATCATCAAAATGATGGATCGACTAAATCCTAAACAAATTGTTGTCGTATCCTCTGCCCCTCAAATACGCTATCCAGATTGCTACGGTATTGACATGGCAAACCTAGAGAGTTTAATTGCTTTTAGGGCGATGCTAGAACTATTAAAAGAAAACGACAAGTACCATTTAATTGACGAGGTGTACGAAAAGTGCAAATTACAACTTAAGCTTAAAGACAAAGAAGTTAGAAATTACGTTAAGGACCTTTATGCTCAGTTCTCTGCTGAAGCTATATCAGATAAAATTGCGGTACTTATTTCTGATGAGTCGGTAAAAGCCGAGGTAAAAGCCATCTTTCAACCTATTGAAAACCTCCATAAAGCTTGTCCTAAAAATCTAGGAGATTGGTATTTTACGGGGAATTATCCTACTGCTGGAGGTAATCGTGTGGTTAACAGAGCTTTTATAAATTTCTATGAGGGAAATAAAGAAAGAGCTTATTAG